In one window of Ignatzschineria indica DNA:
- the yiaY gene encoding L-threonine dehydrogenase, which yields MSSTFFMPPVNIIGENALADAVATLRGYGFKKGLIVTDKFLATSGMADEVIKLLNNVDIEAVVFDGTNPNPTTKNVADGLAILKENECDFVISLGGGSPHDCAKGIALCATNGDDISAFEGLDKTKNPQLPMVAINTTAGTASEMTRFCIITDEERHVKMAIVDKNSTPILSVNDPHMMKGMPKGLTAATGMDAMTHAVEAYISTAANPITDACALKAISLIVENLQAAVANGDDITARDNMAYAQFLAGMAFNNASLGYVHAMAHQLGGMYDLPHGVCNAVLLPHVLDFNKSAAAARLKDVAKAMHIDVANMSDKEAADAAIAKIRELSESIDIPANLTLLNAKEEDIPLLAKNALLDVCSATNPVQGTQADVENIFKAAM from the coding sequence ATGAGTAGTACTTTCTTTATGCCACCCGTCAATATTATTGGTGAAAATGCGTTAGCAGATGCAGTTGCAACTTTAAGAGGCTATGGCTTCAAAAAAGGATTGATCGTGACCGATAAATTCCTTGCAACTTCAGGTATGGCGGATGAAGTCATCAAGCTTCTCAATAATGTTGATATTGAAGCTGTCGTCTTTGATGGTACAAATCCTAACCCAACAACAAAGAATGTCGCTGATGGTTTAGCAATTCTTAAAGAGAATGAGTGTGATTTTGTGATCTCTCTAGGAGGCGGATCACCTCATGACTGTGCTAAAGGAATCGCTCTTTGTGCAACAAATGGTGATGATATCAGCGCATTTGAAGGTTTAGATAAGACTAAAAACCCACAATTACCGATGGTAGCGATCAATACGACTGCTGGAACAGCAAGTGAAATGACCCGCTTCTGCATCATCACAGATGAAGAGCGTCACGTGAAGATGGCGATTGTTGATAAAAACTCAACTCCTATCCTCTCTGTCAATGATCCACATATGATGAAAGGAATGCCAAAGGGCTTAACAGCGGCAACCGGTATGGATGCGATGACACATGCCGTTGAAGCTTATATCTCAACAGCAGCAAATCCTATTACAGATGCTTGCGCGCTCAAAGCGATCAGCTTAATTGTTGAAAACTTACAAGCTGCAGTTGCAAATGGGGATGATATTACAGCTCGTGATAATATGGCTTATGCACAATTCCTCGCAGGAATGGCATTCAATAATGCTTCATTAGGATATGTCCACGCGATGGCGCACCAGTTAGGCGGCATGTATGACCTTCCACACGGTGTTTGTAACGCAGTATTACTTCCTCATGTCTTAGATTTCAATAAGAGCGCGGCAGCTGCTCGTCTTAAAGATGTAGCAAAAGCGATGCATATTGATGTTGCGAACATGAGTGATAAAGAGGCTGCAGATGCGGCAATTGCGAAGATTCGTGAGCTTTCAGAAAGTATCGATATCCCAGCGAACTTAACACTTCTTAATGCAAAAGAGGAAGATATTCCCCTCCTTGCTAAAAATGCACTTCTTGACGTCTGTTCAGCAACTAACCCTGTTCAAGGTACGCAAGCAGATGTTGAGAATATCTTTAAAGCAGCAATGTAA
- a CDS encoding D-glutamate cyclase family protein, with the protein MLDNNYNSEVLQQLLPQKVRELIREGRLREPTAKMATRYTKGTLIVIPKSEAYDFLVYTQRNSKACPVLEVSDAGSKEFRLTAPGSDITRDISRYSIYERGELVGEADSLERYWRPDLVSFLLGCSRSFEAVLQFAGVQLRHVDDGYDIPLFITNIKTIPSGHLSSPLVVSMRPIKRQDLMKTMKITSLLEDIHGAPIHIGDPELIGIKDLRAPDFGAPLLLAEDEVPVFWASSITAKLALIRNRSEFLITQAPGHDFITDILSADLSSLME; encoded by the coding sequence ATGTTGGATAATAATTACAATAGTGAGGTTCTTCAGCAATTACTGCCGCAGAAGGTTCGAGAATTAATTCGGGAAGGGAGATTGCGAGAGCCAACGGCAAAGATGGCAACGCGTTATACAAAAGGAACACTGATTGTTATTCCTAAGAGTGAGGCATATGATTTTTTAGTCTATACACAGCGAAATTCAAAAGCGTGTCCGGTCCTAGAGGTATCGGATGCGGGATCGAAAGAATTTCGTCTCACTGCCCCAGGTTCTGATATTACGCGAGATATTTCTCGTTATTCGATCTATGAGCGGGGAGAGTTGGTGGGCGAAGCCGATTCCTTAGAGCGCTACTGGCGTCCCGATTTGGTCAGTTTTCTATTAGGCTGTAGCCGTAGTTTTGAGGCAGTCTTACAATTTGCCGGCGTTCAATTGCGACATGTAGATGATGGCTATGATATTCCGCTCTTTATTACCAATATTAAGACGATTCCAAGTGGTCACCTTAGTTCGCCGCTTGTGGTCAGTATGCGTCCAATCAAACGTCAAGATTTGATGAAAACGATGAAGATCACAAGTCTGTTAGAAGATATCCATGGTGCGCCGATTCATATTGGAGATCCAGAGTTGATCGGAATTAAGGATCTTCGTGCGCCCGATTTTGGTGCGCCTCTACTGTTAGCTGAAGATGAAGTCCCTGTCTTTTGGGCAAGCAGTATTACAGCAAAGTTAGCATTGATTAGAAATCGTAGTGAATTTCTTATCACTCAAGCACCGGGGCACGATTTTATTACAGATATTTTAAGCGCGGATCTATCATCACTAATGGAGTAG
- a CDS encoding ion channel, with amino-acid sequence MTKRHFDFRLYARKFLYFATILASLILIADITIVDLPNIQKNLDVEPTRLQFWICIYFIIDFILLMLIAEDKMAYFKKYFILLPLSIPYSNLLAYYSIDLTSEAVYFLKFIPIFRGVFALILLINLVISNRITGLFIAYLSIFISITYIQTLVFFLTESPVNPEVKNYYDVLWWASMTVTTLGSNIIPVTSIGKVSTAIVAITGITIFPIFTVYITTMIQDWKTKEKEQAKMAVLLAKGGSDQSAIATATATPPTPSTPSQ; translated from the coding sequence ATGACAAAGCGACATTTCGATTTTCGGCTCTATGCCCGAAAGTTCCTCTATTTTGCAACCATCTTAGCCTCTCTAATTCTGATCGCAGATATCACCATTGTTGATCTTCCCAATATTCAGAAGAATCTCGATGTTGAACCAACACGCTTACAATTTTGGATCTGTATCTACTTTATTATCGATTTTATCCTTCTAATGCTCATTGCAGAGGATAAGATGGCCTACTTTAAAAAATATTTTATACTATTGCCACTATCGATCCCTTATAGCAATCTTCTTGCCTACTACTCCATCGACCTAACCTCTGAAGCGGTCTATTTTTTAAAATTTATCCCGATCTTCCGAGGCGTTTTTGCGCTTATTCTCTTAATTAATCTGGTCATTAGTAATCGAATTACCGGGCTCTTTATCGCCTATCTCTCTATTTTTATCTCCATTACCTATATACAGACGCTCGTCTTCTTTTTAACAGAATCGCCTGTCAATCCAGAAGTTAAAAACTATTATGATGTCCTTTGGTGGGCTTCGATGACAGTCACAACACTCGGCTCTAATATTATTCCCGTTACCAGTATCGGTAAAGTCAGTACTGCTATCGTTGCTATTACCGGCATTACGATCTTTCCTATCTTTACAGTCTATATCACCACCATGATTCAAGATTGGAAAACAAAGGAGAAAGAGCAGGCAAAAATGGCTGTGCTCCTTGCTAAAGGCGGTAGTGATCAATCAGCCATTGCAACAGCGACAGCAACACCCCCTACTCCCTCTACGCCTTCTCAATAA